Proteins encoded in a region of the Triplophysa dalaica isolate WHDGS20190420 chromosome 10, ASM1584641v1, whole genome shotgun sequence genome:
- the LOC130429825 gene encoding uncharacterized protein LOC130429825 — MDIRIFHWFSSLIANGVLGDEVKSVLVTEGHSVTLHTDVIRQRDDLIKWYYGSKNTFVARFNGKADSIMYSDDERFRDRVLMNDQTGDLNITHITSQHSGLYTLKISRNMKPLYKKFNITVYAGLSVPVISRVSSQCSSSSSSSCCCVLCSVMNVSHDVSVSWYKGKSLLSSISVSDLNIRLSLPLEVEYQDTNTYRCVVNNPITNLTQHLHITKLCHMSSCES; from the exons ATGGACATCAGAATTTTCCACTGGTTCTCCTCTCTGATTGCAAATG GTGTGTTaggtgatgaagtgaagtcagtgttaGTGACAGAGggacattctgttactctacacactgatgtcatcagacagagagatgatctgATAAAGTGGTATTATGGatctaaaaacacatttgttgccAGATTCAATGGAAAGGCCGACAGCATCATGTATtcagatgatgagagattcagagacagagtGCTGATGAAcgatcagactggagatctcaacatcacacacatcacatctcaacactctggactttatacaCTGAAGATCAGCAGAAACATGAAACCCTTATACAAGAAATTCAACATAACTGTGTATG CTGGTctgtctgttcctgtcatctccagagtctcttctcaatgttcttcatcatcttcatcatcatgttgttgtgtgttgtgttcagtgatgaatgtgtcacatgatgtgagtgtctcctggtacaaaggaaagagtttattgtccagcatcagtgtgtctgatctcaacatcagactctctctacctctggaggtggaatatcaggatacaaacacatacagatgtgtggtcaacaatcccatcacaaacctcacacaacatctacacatcactAAACTCTGTCACATGTCTTCATGTGAGTCTTGA
- the LOC130429452 gene encoding CD48 antigen-like, which produces MVICSVFLSLSFLTVGVFGDEVKSVSVMEGHSVTLHTDVVKQRNDVITWTYGPENTFVARINGNADSIMFSDDWMFKDRVKLNDQTGDLIITHITSQHFGLYTLKISINWKVSYKKFSVTVYARLPVPALIRDFSQISSSSERSSSLKCVVLCSVMKVSHDVSVSWYKGKSLLSSISVSEHSIIRSISLHLECLDDSDVYSCVVSNPISTQTQHLNTDVCHKCSDSPDMRRNMWIIILTVIFALLICVIIIIKHKRSVQGFVKAATRDFSRSYEDSNSSRPGNDQKQKHILVY; this is translated from the exons gtgtttttggtgatgaagtgaagtcagtgtcagtgatggagggacattctgttactctacacactgatgttGTTAAACAGAGAAATGATGTGATAACGTGGACATATGGgcctgaaaacacatttgttgcCAGAATCAATGGAAATGCCGACAGCATCATGTTCTCTGATGATTGGATGTTCAAAGACAGAGTGAAGCTGAAcgatcagactggagatctcatcatcacacacatcacatctcaacaCTTTGGACTTTATACATTGAAGATCAGCATAAACTGGAAAGTCTCATATAAGAAATTCAGTGTCACTGTGTATG cTCGTCTGCCTGTTCCTGCCCTCATCAGAGACTTTTCACAAAtctcttcatcatcagaaagatcttcatcattaaaatgtgttgtgttgtgttcagtgatgaaagtgtcacatgatgtgagtgtctcctggtacaaaggaaagagtttattgtccagcatcagtgtgtctgaacacAGTATCATCAGAAGCATCTCTCTTCATCTGGAGTGTCTGGATGATTCTGACGTCTACAGTTGTGTGGTGAGCAATCCCATCTCAACACAgactcaacatctcaacactGATGTCTGTCACAAGTGTTCAG ATTCTCCTGACATGAGGAGAAACATGTGGATTATTATACTTACAGTTATATTTGCTCTTCTGATCTGtgtgatcatcatcatcaaacacaAAAGGAGTGTTCAAG GTTTTGTGAAGGCAGCGACCAGAGACTTCAGCAGATCATATGAAGATTCAAACTCTTCAAGGCCTGGAAATGATCAGAAACAAAAGCACATACTTGTGTACTAA